TTATAAGTTTGATTTTAGAAATCTCATTCTCtaaatttgtgaaattaaatTCTTGTCAAAGTTGtctattaataatgtaatatgtccggaatatattaaaattaggtACATGTACATACAGAGTGCTCGAGATCACCCATACATCCTATTTGAAAACGAGGAaggtaattattttgaaaatattacaaacaaaaGTTGTTGGggattaagtaatatattacgtGTACTTATGGATTAGGCGTCGTGAAAatctaattaaagtttaatatttttaagttaatggAAAAACTTGTTTATTGCATATCCTTGTAGCTGACATTACAACGTTTTCGAAACACCGGGTATAAACGTTTTttagtttagatatttcagACTTATGAGACTTCAACAAAATTTAAGGAGGAAACCTGGTCGGATTTACACATATAACACAAAAAAGCGAGCAATATCCACGAGGTATACTTTGGATAACGCTTACGATAGTGGTACTTAAATTTTGGATAAAATCTTTGAAGTTTAAGTCATCttatgtgataaatattttaaaatatcttttaaaatatttatcacataaGATGACTTAAACTTCCAAGATGTCTTTTAGACATATTCTAGAAATATCTTGAAGATAACTTTAATAAGATATCTTGTAGATATCCACAAAACTTCTATGTTTTTTAGGTATTTAATCCCCAATAACTTTtgcttgaaacatttttcaaaataactgCTTTCGGACACtctgtattttaaatatgtaaaaaaactggatttaatttcttttgaaaacaaactttgtttttatttcgtgtgagatttctttaaattttaaaattaaatatacaactTCTATACAATGcaatttgtttgaaataatgcattttttttttttaatatcaaaattccAAATTTAAGCGCATTTCTATCAATATTCAATCGTAATTggatcataaaattatttaacctaGAACAATACATTGATAAACAATTTCTCTTATTAATCGATAATAGTACAATCCTCTTCAATGGAAGTATCTAATTCTACACTtattacattatcatttttcttcAAGTTTGCTTCATCATTATCTGATATTATCGCATCTGCATCTGTCATACTTGCATGAGTTTTCTGTGATTCCATTTGTTGCAACTCGTTACTTGGTTGCATATTTGTTTCTTGTATCTTAATATTGGAATTATTAGCAATTTCTTTATCGTTTATATCTAGAGTGTTATTTTCATCATCTTTAGTTAGTGAGTTAATGTTATcacttacatttttttcttgctGAAAATTGTCCGACTGATCATTAGGCGAAGCAGACAAACCAATATTGTCCAAAAAATCCGAGATAAATGGAACTGTTTGCGCCACTTCCTGAATTAATGTTTCATCTAAATCCGCTAAACTCTTTGTTTCTTCTGTCTCGATGCCGTTATCCTCGATGTGTTGCAAATAAAAGATAAACTGTTCCTGATACTTGTCGAAATTCTTGTCAGACGTGAATGGCGGGTCCAACACACTATCATCCATTTTTGCATCATGATCAGTTTTCGTTATTACGGAATAACCGATGGATTTCTCATAATCCTTGGAAACAATGTCATATACTTGAACTGCTTTGTCCACAGACAAATGTGCACTATCGTCACCAACACCACAATGTACAACAGTTTTCTTACGAAGTAACAagtctttaataatattactatctTTAACTAAGTTGGATGGCTCCATGATCCGATCTTTCAGAATCTCAGCATCGGATTCAGTCTCAGACTCGTTGACGCAAATCATATCTAAAGGAATATTCATCTTTTCTTGAGGCGCTGATGTATCTTTGTCGATCGAAGGTGACGCCTCCTTTTCCGTCTTCAGAAATCTCCTCCACTCATTATACTGACGTATTGCTTTATCGTTAATATCCACTAATTGAAAAACTGTGTCACGTATATTGCAATAGAAATCCTTGATTTTTCGTTGCGCCTCTACTTGAATATTTTCAACTGCATTTACGTCAAAGAAATTGTTCATCTTTTTCTTCGCgtcacttaaaaatttatgaagttCTTGACTATATGGCGACATTACTTTACTAAAAGAAATGTCCTTTTCCAAAATCACATGTATCTCTGTTAAGGGTTGTTCCTCTGCCATACCATCATCATCACTGTTTTCCCAGGTGAGAGCAACAGGTACCACTTTATTAGCAACATTCCCATTCTTTTCAATGGGTGTCGATTTGTTTTGCTGTTCGACAACCTTGGGTTCATCATCGGAGTCGCTATCAAGATCGATTATGTTAGGTGTCAATGTCATATCTGGTTCTTTTGGCTTTGGAAGAATAAATAAGGGTTTTTTGTGATCTCTTAAACTGGGTATGGACACCATCGTGTTTGGTTTACACTGGAGCGATTGCGACGAACTCGCCTGTTGCGGCTGATACGACGTCAACTGCGACTGCGACTGCGATTGCGATGGAATGATAAGCCGAGGTTGAATGTAAGCGGCAGATCCGGAAGTATTCATAAAAGTTGTCTGATATAAGGAagactgctgctgctgctggggctggggctgctgctgctgcagtgCATTAGGCTCAAATCTCGATGGTAAGGAGGTATTCGAATTCATCACATTAGACTGTGAAAGAACGATACTTTCCGACGAGTTTAAGACTGAATTTTGTGGACTAGTCGCAGATTTTGGCGGTTCAGCCGAAAAAGATTTATCGCTTAGAAACGACATCGGACGTGGTCTGATGGGAATCGGTGGTAACGATATTCGGTTAGTAACGCCATTCGTAGATCGACTGATCGTCCTACGAGTTTGTTTACGTTTTATATCCGGCACCCCATTGGGTTTAGGTGAATACGTTTCATCTTCCTCGGAATTAGAGTCGAGCCTTCGTCGCTTACGTTTATTTCTGCTTGGACAGCACAACGATTCGTCATAATTCATCTTTTCTATGATCTCATCGGggctcatttttttatcatgcGAAAGTATCCTAAAATTTATCACAATAGATACAAGTGTCAATAAGGTTTTCTGTTTTTACAATAGAGagatataattcaataaaaattgatatatttttatagtattgTATTTTTGCAATACCTTCTCACTGTTTGTATGTGTTGGATTAGAGCCCAGCAAGTAGCTCTTGCACTATACAAATCACCTGGATTGCATACAAAGCATTTCCATTTTTCATCAGCTTCAATCTTCTTTCTTACTTGAGCGGAAAAATTTCTCCTTATGCATTTATAACAGAATGTGTTGCTGCAATATGAGCAACAATATAAATTGCCACCATTGGCGCACCATCTGCAGAACATATCTGTATCATCATCGCCTaaacatatacaataaaaatattatagaaatacatatccaGATACACAATGATAATGATATGTatggtcactgcaccagtcgctgaacaatcaccagtaaataattatttcaaaaatatattaaaacaataaaactttaaataaattgtaaattgatatCTTTTAGATCTGATTGtagatacaaattttaaatagtttttacttgataatgtatttttttttgttaactcaCACAGTGATCCTGaacataaaattacattaccCTGTTCAAACTTGCCATCCCCATAAAAATCACGACAATTTGCACATAATAATGTACGTAGAACAGGATGTTCAAGCATGTTGTTAATTTGAGAAGGGGCAGAGCCAATGTGCACGTCACAGGCTGTACAGTGAAGTCTACGAAATCGTACAGTTGAGatctctaaaaaataaaattaaatatttatgctaCAATGCACAATCGTCGGTTTCTCCTGTAATTCACACCCTGTGTGACAAACTCAGGCTCCAGAGTATAATTAGAAAAACTAAACTATAAACTAAAATAGCAACTACTCATAAGCCAAGGCATTCTTGTCTAGAGAGCTGACCATTGCCAAACATAAGCTTGTAGTAATTGCTCTCCTCTTGAGAGATCGTTGCAACAGCCGTGCTAGTCGCGCTGGATGCTTGATCCCGTCCTGgtgttactaaaaaaaaaaagtatacacTAGATAGATAAGTAGATGGGGTTAGAATAGCTGTTCGTGGAATCATTCTACGGATACGGAAATTGCAACTTGCTCCTTAACCGTCATGCTCACCATTCTCCTTCACGTCCGTCTCTTCTTTCACTTGTACCTCGAGCATACTTGAAATATCCATAGTGCTCATTTGCGACCTCGTTTACCGAACAGCAGGAACGCACCTCCACGCACCTCTCAAAACAACACCGGGTCTACTCCGCCGCCATTTTCCTATGggaaaatataatcaaatataactACAGTTATAACAGTAAAAACCATGTAAAAGTTTTAGGTTATCGCAATGTAAGTTAATTTTAATcccaatttaattaatttttttaatataagaaaaagatagaaaataaattaaacaatttaaaataaatttatatagacgTACGCAATCGAGCTTAACCGTAAATGTAAGCGAAGTTGCCAGATTCGAGAAGGAGGTTAACACGAAAAGCAAATGGTGGGAATGCGCACAGAATGCTTTTTCATATAAAAGCGCTGTCTGCGCATCCCTACTACTTGCCTTTAGCGTACTCTCTTTCTCAATCTGACAACTATGATCGTGAGGTTATAGTAAACGTATCGACCAATCACAGTTGAACATTTCAGAACATAATCGCAATTTTGATTGTGATTGGtcttaagttaaacatttatttgattgtgagaatattttaatcatggttagataaataaattttttaatttttttaacaaaaataaattgtaaaagcaaaaaatgcactctcataaaaaaatatttgttatttcgtacaaacttaattaaaaaaataaaatattaaatttatttaatgctcTATATCGTTTTGTTATTTACagtatctaattttaaaaaatatttttaaatttaa
The DNA window shown above is from Solenopsis invicta isolate M01_SB chromosome 10, UNIL_Sinv_3.0, whole genome shotgun sequence and carries:
- the LOC105197759 gene encoding uncharacterized protein LOC105197759 isoform X2, coding for MSTMDISSMLEVQVKEETDVKENVTPGRDQASSATSTAVATISQEESNYYKLMFGNEISTVRFRRLHCTACDVHIGSAPSQINNMLEHPVLRTLLCANCRDFYGDGKFEQGDDDTDMFCRWCANGGNLYCCSYCSNTFCYKCIRRNFSAQVRKKIEADEKWKCFVCNPGDLYSARATCWALIQHIQTVRRILSHDKKMSPDEIIEKMNYDESLCCPSRNKRKRRRLDSNSEEDETYSPKPNGVPDIKRKQTRRTISRSTNGVTNRISLPPIPIRPRPMSFLSDKSFSAEPPKSATSPQNSVLNSSESIVLSQSNVMNSNTSLPSRFEPNALQQQQPQPQQQQQSSLYQTTFMNTSGSAAYIQPRLIIPSQSQSQSQLTSYQPQQASSSQSLQCKPNTMVSIPSLRDHKKPLFILPKPKEPDMTLTPNIIDLDSDSDDEPKVVEQQNKSTPIEKNGNVANKVVPVALTWENSDDDGMAEEQPLTEIHVILEKDISFSKVMSPYSQELHKFLSDAKKKMNNFFDVNAVENIQVEAQRKIKDFYCNIRDTVFQLVDINDKAIRQYNEWRRFLKTEKEASPSIDKDTSAPQEKMNIPLDMICVNESETESDAEILKDRIMEPSNLVKDSNIIKDLLLRKKTVVHCGVGDDSAHLSVDKAVQVYDIVSKDYEKSIGYSVITKTDHDAKMDDSVLDPPFTSDKNFDKYQEQFIFYLQHIEDNGIETEETKSLADLDETLIQEVAQTVPFISDFLDNIGLSASPNDQSDNFQQEKNIQETNMQPSNELQQMESQKTHASMTDADAIISDNDEANLKKNDNVISVELDTSIEEDCTIID
- the LOC105197759 gene encoding uncharacterized protein LOC105197759 isoform X1, with the translated sequence MSTMDISSMLEVQVKEETDVKENVTPGRDQASSATSTAVATISQEESNYYKLMFGNEISTVRFRRLHCTACDVHIGSAPSQINNMLEHPVLRTLLCANCRDFYGDGKFEQGDDDTDMFCRWCANGGNLYCCSYCSNTFCYKCIRRNFSAQVRKKIEADEKWKCFVCNPGDLYSARATCWALIQHIQTVRRILSHDKKMSPDEIIEKMNYDESLCCPSRNKRKRRRLDSNSEEDETYSPKPNGVPDIKRKQTRRTISRSTNGVTNRISLPPIPIRPRPMSFLSDKSFSAEPPKSATSPQNSVLNSSESIVLSQSNVMNSNTSLPSRFEPNALQQQQPQPQQQQQSSLYQTTFMNTSGSAAYIQPRLIIPSQSQSQSQLTSYQPQQASSSQSLQCKPNTMVSIPSLRDHKKPLFILPKPKEPDMTLTPNIIDLDSDSDDEPKVVEQQNKSTPIEKNGNVANKVVPVALTWENSDDDGMAEEQPLTEIHVILEKDISFSKVMSPYSQELHKFLSDAKKKMNNFFDVNAVENIQVEAQRKIKDFYCNIRDTVFQLVDINDKAIRQYNEWRRFLKTEKEASPSIDKDTSAPQEKMNIPLDMICVNESETESDAEILKDRIMEPSNLVKDSNIIKDLLLRKKTVVHCGVGDDSAHLSVDKAVQVYDIVSKDYEKSIGYSVITKTDHDAKMDDSVLDPPFTSDKNFDKYQEQFIFYLQHIEDNGIETEETKSLADLDETLIQEVAQTVPFISDFLDNIGLSASPNDQSDNFQQEKNVSDNINSLTKDDENNTLDINDKEIANNSNIKIQETNMQPSNELQQMESQKTHASMTDADAIISDNDEANLKKNDNVISVELDTSIEEDCTIID
- the LOC105197759 gene encoding uncharacterized protein LOC105197759 isoform X3, with the protein product MPWLMKISTVRFRRLHCTACDVHIGSAPSQINNMLEHPVLRTLLCANCRDFYGDGKFEQGDDDTDMFCRWCANGGNLYCCSYCSNTFCYKCIRRNFSAQVRKKIEADEKWKCFVCNPGDLYSARATCWALIQHIQTVRRILSHDKKMSPDEIIEKMNYDESLCCPSRNKRKRRRLDSNSEEDETYSPKPNGVPDIKRKQTRRTISRSTNGVTNRISLPPIPIRPRPMSFLSDKSFSAEPPKSATSPQNSVLNSSESIVLSQSNVMNSNTSLPSRFEPNALQQQQPQPQQQQQSSLYQTTFMNTSGSAAYIQPRLIIPSQSQSQSQLTSYQPQQASSSQSLQCKPNTMVSIPSLRDHKKPLFILPKPKEPDMTLTPNIIDLDSDSDDEPKVVEQQNKSTPIEKNGNVANKVVPVALTWENSDDDGMAEEQPLTEIHVILEKDISFSKVMSPYSQELHKFLSDAKKKMNNFFDVNAVENIQVEAQRKIKDFYCNIRDTVFQLVDINDKAIRQYNEWRRFLKTEKEASPSIDKDTSAPQEKMNIPLDMICVNESETESDAEILKDRIMEPSNLVKDSNIIKDLLLRKKTVVHCGVGDDSAHLSVDKAVQVYDIVSKDYEKSIGYSVITKTDHDAKMDDSVLDPPFTSDKNFDKYQEQFIFYLQHIEDNGIETEETKSLADLDETLIQEVAQTVPFISDFLDNIGLSASPNDQSDNFQQEKNVSDNINSLTKDDENNTLDINDKEIANNSNIKIQETNMQPSNELQQMESQKTHASMTDADAIISDNDEANLKKNDNVISVELDTSIEEDCTIID
- the LOC105197759 gene encoding uncharacterized protein LOC105197759 isoform X4; this translates as MLEHPVLRTLLCANCRDFYGDGKFEQGDDDTDMFCRWCANGGNLYCCSYCSNTFCYKCIRRNFSAQVRKKIEADEKWKCFVCNPGDLYSARATCWALIQHIQTVRRILSHDKKMSPDEIIEKMNYDESLCCPSRNKRKRRRLDSNSEEDETYSPKPNGVPDIKRKQTRRTISRSTNGVTNRISLPPIPIRPRPMSFLSDKSFSAEPPKSATSPQNSVLNSSESIVLSQSNVMNSNTSLPSRFEPNALQQQQPQPQQQQQSSLYQTTFMNTSGSAAYIQPRLIIPSQSQSQSQLTSYQPQQASSSQSLQCKPNTMVSIPSLRDHKKPLFILPKPKEPDMTLTPNIIDLDSDSDDEPKVVEQQNKSTPIEKNGNVANKVVPVALTWENSDDDGMAEEQPLTEIHVILEKDISFSKVMSPYSQELHKFLSDAKKKMNNFFDVNAVENIQVEAQRKIKDFYCNIRDTVFQLVDINDKAIRQYNEWRRFLKTEKEASPSIDKDTSAPQEKMNIPLDMICVNESETESDAEILKDRIMEPSNLVKDSNIIKDLLLRKKTVVHCGVGDDSAHLSVDKAVQVYDIVSKDYEKSIGYSVITKTDHDAKMDDSVLDPPFTSDKNFDKYQEQFIFYLQHIEDNGIETEETKSLADLDETLIQEVAQTVPFISDFLDNIGLSASPNDQSDNFQQEKNVSDNINSLTKDDENNTLDINDKEIANNSNIKIQETNMQPSNELQQMESQKTHASMTDADAIISDNDEANLKKNDNVISVELDTSIEEDCTIID